The sequence below is a genomic window from Lytechinus variegatus isolate NC3 chromosome 3, Lvar_3.0, whole genome shotgun sequence.
taTTCGACTACTCGTGCTGAGTTGATAAGATCAAAGGCAATGGTTTTAAACTGATTTAGTTTGGTCAGAACTGGTGCAtcaatgcaaaataaatgaaaaatttaaaCTGGGTCTAATTGAATTTAATCTAATAAGATCTAATTAAATTTAACTTTTAATATTAAATTTTTCATTGGTATCGAATTAAAAATCTTACATTAACACTTTTTTAAGATTGGAAAGTTAGATGATACACCAAAATCACGTACACCAAAAGGTATACTACAATGTTAAATCACCCTGCATAAATGATAATTCACATAATTGACCATTCACCAAAGTTTTAACTAGATTAGCTTTACATTCAATCAAcatcacttttaaaaaaatttttgaatttttttttataaaccatCTCTCCATCTCCATAGCTGCAATGCAAATAagtttcagtttggtttattttcatttcacctCAAGTCAATTCTAATttgtcatgcggacgaattaggtggtctgtcaagacatttaaataaattcaataaatagatagatagactgACAGGTAGACAGATCTATAAGAACATATAGAtgtatattacataaatatatatgtaatatacatcttcttcaggagtatatatatatactcctgaagaagacggaggtccgtcgaaaattcgaggaaataaaaactatattggctttgaaagcattaccatttatcttcagcatattttgttacataaatatatagatatttATTATTTAAACAGATATATACTAGATTGACAGATAGATAGTTGAAAATGTGGGCCAGCGGAGTCGTTATTGATAAACTAACGGATTTAAGGAGACGGTTATCAATGTCATCGTGTCctgaacttttctttccttctaaccTATTCACTATACTGATAACTTCCTCATGGTCGGTAAGAacaaaatttttgttttctcttcccATTACTGACCTGTACATTTTCTCAATACATCACTTTCCATGCAAGTGAAGTCTACAAGATGGAAGGTAGCATACTTGGTAATGGCTTCTTGAAGAGCAGCCTTGATTATTATCTCTGGTGTCCGCTCCCCATGCATGTCTAATACATCACCAACTCTATAATACATATGAAGTGGTAAAGACTATAACATACATTAACAAACATATATGTACAAACACATTCACATTCAACATTTCAATGCATGATATATAAGTGGTAAAAAGGAGACATATATAGTACAATTTGTATCTCCAACATCAAAAAATctttcaaacaatataaaaacaacctatatcatttttaggacaagtccaccccaacacaaagttgatttgaataaaaaagagaaaaattcaacaagcataacactgaaaagttcatcaaaatcggatgtagaataagaaagtcatgacattttaaagttttgcattatttcataaaacagttatatggaCATCcaggtgggtatgcaaatgaggagactgatgacatccaatccactcactatttattttgtattttatcatatgaaatagggaatattctatattctcctcattgtcaagtgaaaaaaaaaatgatttattcctccctgaacaagtggagtgagcattgtttaatactatatgattcagtcaagttggtccttcttggtaaatctataaaaaatgaaatattgtataattagaacaataaaaaacaaaagaaatagagagggaCATCGACTGTATCGTTcaagttgtgcatatcattgttttgtgaaaaataagcaagacttcaaaatgtcataactttcttattttacatccgattttgatggaattttcagcattatgctaattgatttttctctatttattcaaatcaacatttttatggggtgggcttgacctttaaattaaaaaaaaatctacaagaAAGGTAACCAACAGAGGAATTGCTTTGATTTAAAATCTACCATTAGTTAACGCAATGTAACTTTGTAACGGGTTGGGCACTGGAACATATGACACTATGCCATTGTTTCTACCTTTCTGCTGCTTAGATTCCATTTACCATTGCAATGAATACAATGATTGGTAAATATTTACCTATGTCCATATTCCAGAAGAGGTGTGTTGTTGTAGAATCCAGTCACTTTGACAACATCTCCCATTCTGTAGCGATACAAACCATCAATGTTTGTGATAACAACCTCATAGTAAGAACCTGACATCACTTCTTCAGCTAGAAGAGTATCAGGTTGTTCCTGAGAgctgattaaaacaaaatacattggacagtattatcatattttaaaagaaaagactCATGTCAATTGTACATGGATAGAGACTCTTGGTGCCATATTTTGACTTAAACTTTGGCAATTGGACCAATGCTGTAAGGTTATATGGTTCAAATTTACATACTTACATCAGACTTTTTGCATGTTTCTGTTTTAGGTTTACTTCACTTCTGCTTAGATTACCATATTTTAGTGAGGTGCAAAAGCCAACTGAAAGGTATCTACTGACATATTACATACAGATTTAATTCATTCATAGGAGTGCATGAGAGTTATGAACTTAATCACAACTTTTTGATTACTCTGGAAGTGTGATTAATACTCTACTTCATCTCCAAAAtgaatcatgataataaaatcaagaCACCTGAAAAacacaaatttgatttcaataCGTACCAGTTCTCAACTGGAATGAATTCATAAAAGACATCTCCAGGGAATGTGATATATTCTGTTCTCTTAGCTCCTCCATGCAGAACCCCAAGAAGACATTCTGTAGAGTTGTAGATCATTGACACAATGGGCAGATCTATACAGATACAAACCAgaacaaaaaattattgcagACTGAGGTATTTGTAATAATCATCTCATATACATGTCCAGTGAGAAGCATTTATAAGCCTATAATTAAAAAGAGGAAGACAGTATGAAGATACAATTTATAAGGGCTATCCTCATGCTGAATATTTAATTCTATAGAATTATGCAAAGTCTAGTGAAGATAAAGCAGAGATACTATTTTACTTGAGAGATAGTGGATAAACATGacaaatttaatgtattttaaatGCAATTTGTTAAAGACATCTAGGCCCaagaaaaaacataattttaagCAATCTTACAAAGTATTCAAATGATAAGTCATCCCACTTGCCTCCAATGAATTTGACCTTGAGAATGTCTTCATAGACTGTCATAGACCCCGAAGACACTCCCCATAAACTGCTCATCCTCGGCCAAATACGTCTTGTGATATCATAAAAGCCCTTCTTGAACTCTGCCTCTAACTCGTTAGCCCTCTTTGGATCAGGATGGAGCTCTTTCTCCAAACTGATTTTGACTTCATGATCAAGGTTGATACTGTCACTGACACAACCTTCCCGTACGTCATTCACAAGACAAGGCCACTCTTCTTCTAGGATCTTGAAGGTGTTATATAGAGAGGCTGCAAAAATGGTAAAGATTGCTTGAAGGTCAGGATCTCGAAGAGCAAAGAGCAGATGGACATATGTAGCTTGTTTCTCATTGGTTAATCGCATCCCTGCAGGAGGTGTGCTATACTGAAGGCGATATAGAAGATCAGGTAGGTTTAGCATTGTTGTTGGTCCCATCGTGATTCCAGGACAAGGGTAATTTGGTTGAGTGTGGGTGTAGACATAGCATGTCTTTAGGAGAGGTGAAAATGATGGCAAAATACTCTTACGCAGTATTCGTTGTCCTATGGGAACAAATTTCAATATAAACAGGAGAATGCGGCTCTTGGATGTCACAATCATCTTTCGCTGGCCGGTAGTTCCCGATGTTAGACCAAACCTTAAAGGCTTTCCTTCGATCAACACATTTTCCTCTCCACCTAAAATCTGCTTAAGGTAAGGCTCATAATGGCAGTGGAAGGTCAATGGGTGTTGTTGGCGGAACTTATCACTACCTTTCATGGAGGAAAACTTCTTGTCCTTGCCATAAGTTGTAGATGACTGCTTTTTCAGAAGTTTCTGAAGAAACTGCTCTTGTTCTTTTTGACACATTTTAGTCTGCCTTTCTAACTTGTGGGAGAAGTAGATCCCTAGCCCAGACATAAAGCAATCAAAGAGATACTGAAGAATAAGGATGTTGGCAGGTGTGTAACGGCAAGCAGGCATGATAGAGATGTGAAGACTTGCTATGGTACAAAACACACAGCATACCAGCAAAATTCCTGCAAGATATCACATTCAGAATACACCAAGTAAATAATTTTAATCTACTTGTAAAACATACTGTGAGGTGCATCATTAATACTGACTTCTATGCTAGTGATAAAGTTAATATACAGCCTTCTATTTAATGTTTCCacaaaaatagaacaaaatgaAGTTGGACTGGCCTTCTCtttgaaagggggagggggcacaaaAAACATGTTTGGACAAAATTAGGACCTtaatttagtaaaaaaaaagaacaatgatTTTTACCAGGTGCAGGTATAATTTTGTCAATGTAATttccaaaaaataattttgaaattactGTGGAAAGAGTGTCACTTACATGGGAACAATGATAATCCTTGTTATGCCTAtcagagagggagggagaaagtCTTAAAAACCAATGCCAATTTTCATACCCCAATCACTTATGTTCTATTCAGACGTTACATAATTTCTATCTTTGATGTTGAAAACACAAAGTTGATTCAACtacaaatttatttaatgaTAGGTCAGCtacaattaattatttttttatttaatgtttatGGTACATGAAACAGCTTTCAGTGTTGACAGATCCtgcttttcaaaatttgttaaCATGTACAAGTAGGCACAATTACTTAGATACTGCATGATCATCAGTAATAAACCCcttaaaaaaagttctgcaactaaAGTTTGAGTGGTAACACATCATATGTGAATACGGTATCACtggaaagcatgattattcctctttacaatgtgtcatttgtaatgataatggtatGGAATAAACTCAGGTAGGATCCTCagaaatacttgatttactttatgtcaaagtttcatgaactaggtccatacactttcaaagttatgatgtcatttcaaaaactcaaccttcggttaagatttggtgttgacggaGCCACCGCTGCTGTCAGAAAAGTGGCGCCTCtggtctcactctgctatgcaggtgagacaaaaactcaCTTTCATAGGAAAAAGAAACTTCaaacaagttgataggtgaaagtttgaatatcggacaaagaataagaaagttaggaatttttcaaaagttgtaaatattggtaactattatacccatggagactccAAATTGGTTGTAAATGTGACGTCACattgatgtaaggcaaggactgcTCTTTTATGTACACCaatacatgaaatggctaaaaagtaattttcccaaaaatcttatttcatattattaaatatattttatacatttctctcatgaggacataaaacaatgtACTACCtaggttatatttagattactacCCCCAGGGAATGGGTATGGAGattggggttagttggaacttttcaacaaaaatggCTGTCAAGTCTattttaatcaagaaaaaacaaaaattcctTTCTAACTTCACCAGGCTTGTTGCACATGTGTTGTCTGTAATATGGTGGATGACTgttgataatggtaataaataaagggcagtattgcattttttaaatatattaataggtgttgaagaaaattacaatgtttcaactcaCCCCATGTTCTAACTTACCCCAATCTACcctacttaggagaaaaccacaaatccctgaaagttgtccttgtcccttgtcataactttcttaccaagttgccaatttgaaatcaacATAATCTAATactcctttcataaacctatcctccaattagccgcctaagagtaatgcggataattcaataaaaattgcgttcacaaactccgaaaataagccgcattatttttacgagcgcccatcctgaaaaaggcggttaatcgtcatgacaactggacacgccccctccatTGCGgatgtgttggaaaagggtgaccttgtgactgcaccatggcaattatccgcattatttggaaatgcgttcataaactcaaaatcttgtccagatgctgctattatgcggataatagcagcatcaaaataatgtggataactctggtcctcctccaattatacgaccaaattatgctgctattagccgcataattgggtttatgaaaggggta
It includes:
- the LOC121410167 gene encoding jasmonoyl--L-amino acid synthetase JAR4-like produces the protein MRGQDVIRLLGFVFLGVLLSLLYQEWTSNADGHWLPYWFRGILLVCCVFCTIASLHISIMPACRYTPANILILQYLFDCFMSGLGIYFSHKLERQTKMCQKEQEQFLQKLLKKQSSTTYGKDKKFSSMKGSDKFRQQHPLTFHCHYEPYLKQILGGEENVLIEGKPLRFGLTSGTTGQRKMIVTSKSRILLFILKFVPIGQRILRKSILPSFSPLLKTCYVYTHTQPNYPCPGITMGPTTMLNLPDLLYRLQYSTPPAGMRLTNEKQATYVHLLFALRDPDLQAIFTIFAASLYNTFKILEEEWPCLVNDVREGCVSDSINLDHEVKISLEKELHPDPKRANELEAEFKKGFYDITRRIWPRMSSLWGVSSGSMTVYEDILKVKFIGDLPIVSMIYNSTECLLGVLHGGAKRTEYITFPGDVFYEFIPVENCSQEQPDTLLAEEVMSGSYYEVVITNIDGLYRYRMGDVVKVTGFYNNTPLLEYGHRVGDVLDMHGERTPEIIIKAALQEAITKYATFHLVDFTCMESDVLRKCTGGSDEEMSNHYTLIAELDGVDGQIENLDNLEKLALDVDLALCDLSSAYSDCRDRDLLQPLLLILVKPDTFRKFRYLLSSKSNGSTMQVKVPKVLRNDEFIQFFMQRKLEE